The following are encoded in a window of Vespa crabro chromosome 2, iyVesCrab1.2, whole genome shotgun sequence genomic DNA:
- the LOC124421737 gene encoding signal transducing adapter molecule 1 isoform X1 → MGLFPNSSPFDADVEKATNENNTSEDWEKILEICDRIGNSSQNAKDCLRSIVKRLNSQDPHIVIQAITLLDACSSNCGKTFHLEIASRDFENDLKKMINHSQPKIVEKIKILLKKWAEGDFKTDPQLNLIPSLYNKLRNEGLDFSSVSETPKRSSILSKDPNVVTNSQEEEDLAKAIELSLKESKPQASSSHGSPASKKSTSLYPSVNSMLTTSNTSEGRKVRALYDFEAAEDNELTFLTGEIINILDDSDQNWWKGSNHRGEGLFPSNFVTADLSVEPEQFTKLEHSNKKLVQFAEEVEVKTLKRELEVIEVEIDEKKMDRLLHLLHEADPQCDSSSDPQEMLDLEEQVTAMGPLIDAALEKVDKRHAQLTQLSSDLVEALNMYHTLMREPPPPAQSNYTMPKMPHISYPFPNQGPPPPSPHMFNGMPTPHQVPFSNTGGPPAPHEYMGPSSIPNMALPPHFRIQAGPQPPTGHPQGPPVPEQTHPYQQQGHQTLIAIHEEEAADNNHTRDASTHFSRSSVPKKEKEIKERKNVSPLLESLLFSS, encoded by the exons ATGGGCCTTTTCCCGAATTCATCGCCTTTCGATGCTGACGTCG AGAAAgcaacgaatgaaaataatacatcAGAAGATTGGGAGAAGATATTGGAAATCTGTGATCGAATTGGTAATTCTTCTCAGAATGCCAAAGACTGCTTACGTTCTATTGTTAAAAGATTAAATTCTCAAGATCCGCATATTGTTATACAAGCCATAACA TTATTGGATGCATGCTCAAGCAATTGTGGAAAAACTTTCCATTTGGAAATAGCATCTAGGGACTTTGaaaatgatttgaaaaaaatgattaatcatTCTCAACCTAAGATtgtggaaaaaataaaaatacttttgaaAAAATGGGCCGAAGGTGATTTTAAAACAGATCCTCAACTTAATTTGATTCCAAGTTTATACAATAAACTTCGAAATGAAGGACTTGATTTTTCGAGTGTATCAGAGACA CCAAAACGTTCCAGCATTTTAAGTAAAGATCCAAATGTAGTAACAAATTCTCAAGAGGAAGAAGATCTAGCAAAAG cTATCGAGCTCTCACTGAAAGAAAGTAAACCTCAAGCGAGTTCCTCTCATGGTTCACCAGCATCAAAAAAAAGTACTAGTTTATATCCAAGTGTAAATTCTATGCTTACTACCTCGAATACATCAGAAGGCCGCAAGGTTCGAGCTCTTTATGATTTTGAGGCAGCTGAAGATAATGAATTAACATTCTTAACTGGTGAAATAA TAAATATTTTGGATGATTCTGATCAGAATTGGTGGAAAGGTAGTAATCACAGAGGAGAAGGTCTTTTTCCTTCTAATTTTGTTACTGCAGATTTATCGGTAGAACCTGAACAGTTTACAA aGTTAGaacatagtaataaaaaattagttcAGTTTGCTGAAGAAGTAGAGGTAAAAACACTAAAGAGAGAACTGGAAGTGATAGAAGTGgaaatagatgaaaaaaagatggaTAGACTTTTACATTTGTTACATGAAGCTGATCCACAGTGTGATAGTTCATCTGACCCTCAAGAAATGCTTGATTTAGAag AACAAGTAACTGCAATGGGTCCATTGATTGATGCAGCTCTAGAAAAAGTCGATAAACGACACGCTCAACTTACTCAATTGAGTTCTGATTTGGTTGAAGCTTTGAATATGTATCATACATTAATGCGGGAGCCTCCTCCTCCAGCACAATCTAATTACACAATGCCTAAAATGCCACATATCTCTTATCCATTTCCTAATCAGggaccaccaccaccatctccTCAT ATGTTTAATGGAATGCCAACACCACATCAGGTACCTTTCTCAAATACAGGTGGACCTCCAGCTCCACATGAATATATGGGTCCTTCTAGTATACCAAATATGGCATTACCACCTCATTTTCGTATACAAGCTGGTCCTCAGCCTCCAACAGGACATCCACAAGGTCCACCAGTGCCTGAACAAACACATCCCTATCAACAACAGGG GCATCAGACTCTCATTGCGATCCATGAAGAAGAAGCCGCGGATAATAACCATACGAGAGACGCTTCGACCCATTTCTCGAGGTCGTCAGTtccgaagaaagagaaagaaataaaagaaagaaagaacgtttCTCCGCTCCTTGAATCCTTGCTCTTTTCCTCAtaa
- the LOC124421737 gene encoding signal transducing adapter molecule 1 isoform X3, with protein MGLFPNSSPFDADVEKATNENNTSEDWEKILEICDRIGNSSQNAKDCLRSIVKRLNSQDPHIVIQAITLLDACSSNCGKTFHLEIASRDFENDLKKMINHSQPKIVEKIKILLKKWAEGDFKTDPQLNLIPSLYNKLRNEGLDFSSVSETPKRSSILSKDPNVVTNSQEEEDLAKAIELSLKESKPQASSSHGSPASKKSTSLYPSVNSMLTTSNTSEGRKVRALYDFEAAEDNELTFLTGEIINILDDSDQNWWKGSNHRGEGLFPSNFVTADLSVEPEQFTKLEHSNKKLVQFAEEVEVKTLKRELEVIEVEIDEKKMDRLLHLLHEADPQCDSSSDPQEMLDLEEQVTAMGPLIDAALEKVDKRHAQLTQLSSDLVEALNMYHTLMREPPPPAQSNYTMPKMPHISYPFPNQGPPPPSPHMFNGMPTPHQVPFSNTGGPPAPHEYMGPSSIPNMALPPHFRIQAGPQPPTGHPQGPPVPEQTHPYQQQGFPPQTGPVPAQYGPPGSTGPSINHQPQYAPSSGQRMI; from the exons ATGGGCCTTTTCCCGAATTCATCGCCTTTCGATGCTGACGTCG AGAAAgcaacgaatgaaaataatacatcAGAAGATTGGGAGAAGATATTGGAAATCTGTGATCGAATTGGTAATTCTTCTCAGAATGCCAAAGACTGCTTACGTTCTATTGTTAAAAGATTAAATTCTCAAGATCCGCATATTGTTATACAAGCCATAACA TTATTGGATGCATGCTCAAGCAATTGTGGAAAAACTTTCCATTTGGAAATAGCATCTAGGGACTTTGaaaatgatttgaaaaaaatgattaatcatTCTCAACCTAAGATtgtggaaaaaataaaaatacttttgaaAAAATGGGCCGAAGGTGATTTTAAAACAGATCCTCAACTTAATTTGATTCCAAGTTTATACAATAAACTTCGAAATGAAGGACTTGATTTTTCGAGTGTATCAGAGACA CCAAAACGTTCCAGCATTTTAAGTAAAGATCCAAATGTAGTAACAAATTCTCAAGAGGAAGAAGATCTAGCAAAAG cTATCGAGCTCTCACTGAAAGAAAGTAAACCTCAAGCGAGTTCCTCTCATGGTTCACCAGCATCAAAAAAAAGTACTAGTTTATATCCAAGTGTAAATTCTATGCTTACTACCTCGAATACATCAGAAGGCCGCAAGGTTCGAGCTCTTTATGATTTTGAGGCAGCTGAAGATAATGAATTAACATTCTTAACTGGTGAAATAA TAAATATTTTGGATGATTCTGATCAGAATTGGTGGAAAGGTAGTAATCACAGAGGAGAAGGTCTTTTTCCTTCTAATTTTGTTACTGCAGATTTATCGGTAGAACCTGAACAGTTTACAA aGTTAGaacatagtaataaaaaattagttcAGTTTGCTGAAGAAGTAGAGGTAAAAACACTAAAGAGAGAACTGGAAGTGATAGAAGTGgaaatagatgaaaaaaagatggaTAGACTTTTACATTTGTTACATGAAGCTGATCCACAGTGTGATAGTTCATCTGACCCTCAAGAAATGCTTGATTTAGAag AACAAGTAACTGCAATGGGTCCATTGATTGATGCAGCTCTAGAAAAAGTCGATAAACGACACGCTCAACTTACTCAATTGAGTTCTGATTTGGTTGAAGCTTTGAATATGTATCATACATTAATGCGGGAGCCTCCTCCTCCAGCACAATCTAATTACACAATGCCTAAAATGCCACATATCTCTTATCCATTTCCTAATCAGggaccaccaccaccatctccTCAT ATGTTTAATGGAATGCCAACACCACATCAGGTACCTTTCTCAAATACAGGTGGACCTCCAGCTCCACATGAATATATGGGTCCTTCTAGTATACCAAATATGGCATTACCACCTCATTTTCGTATACAAGCTGGTCCTCAGCCTCCAACAGGACATCCACAAGGTCCACCAGTGCCTGAACAAACACATCCCTATCAACAACAGGG ATTTCCGCCTCAAACTGGTCCTGTGCCAGCTCAATATGGTCCACCGGGATCGACAGGACCTTCGATTAACCATCAACCACAATATGCTCCATCGAGTGGGCAACGTATGATATAA
- the LOC124421737 gene encoding signal transducing adapter molecule 1 isoform X2, with protein MGLFPNSSPFDADVEKATNENNTSEDWEKILEICDRIGNSSQNAKDCLRSIVKRLNSQDPHIVIQAITLLDACSSNCGKTFHLEIASRDFENDLKKMINHSQPKIVEKIKILLKKWAEGDFKTDPQLNLIPSLYNKLRNEGLDFSSVSETPKRSSILSKDPNVVTNSQEEEDLAKAIELSLKESKPQASSSHGSPASKKSTSLYPSVNSMLTTSNTSEGRKVRALYDFEAAEDNELTFLTGEIINILDDSDQNWWKGSNHRGEGLFPSNFVTADLSVEPEQFTKLEHSNKKLVQFAEEVEVKTLKRELEVIEVEIDEKKMDRLLHLLHEADPQCDSSSDPQEMLDLEEQVTAMGPLIDAALEKVDKRHAQLTQLSSDLVEALNMYHTLMREPPPPAQSNYTMPKMPHISYPFPNQGPPPPSPHMFNGMPTPHQVPFSNTGGPPAPHEYMGPSSIPNMALPPHFRIQAGPQPPTGHPQGPPVPEQTHPYQQQGRFPPQTGPVPAQYGPPGSTGPSINHQPQYAPSSGQRMI; from the exons ATGGGCCTTTTCCCGAATTCATCGCCTTTCGATGCTGACGTCG AGAAAgcaacgaatgaaaataatacatcAGAAGATTGGGAGAAGATATTGGAAATCTGTGATCGAATTGGTAATTCTTCTCAGAATGCCAAAGACTGCTTACGTTCTATTGTTAAAAGATTAAATTCTCAAGATCCGCATATTGTTATACAAGCCATAACA TTATTGGATGCATGCTCAAGCAATTGTGGAAAAACTTTCCATTTGGAAATAGCATCTAGGGACTTTGaaaatgatttgaaaaaaatgattaatcatTCTCAACCTAAGATtgtggaaaaaataaaaatacttttgaaAAAATGGGCCGAAGGTGATTTTAAAACAGATCCTCAACTTAATTTGATTCCAAGTTTATACAATAAACTTCGAAATGAAGGACTTGATTTTTCGAGTGTATCAGAGACA CCAAAACGTTCCAGCATTTTAAGTAAAGATCCAAATGTAGTAACAAATTCTCAAGAGGAAGAAGATCTAGCAAAAG cTATCGAGCTCTCACTGAAAGAAAGTAAACCTCAAGCGAGTTCCTCTCATGGTTCACCAGCATCAAAAAAAAGTACTAGTTTATATCCAAGTGTAAATTCTATGCTTACTACCTCGAATACATCAGAAGGCCGCAAGGTTCGAGCTCTTTATGATTTTGAGGCAGCTGAAGATAATGAATTAACATTCTTAACTGGTGAAATAA TAAATATTTTGGATGATTCTGATCAGAATTGGTGGAAAGGTAGTAATCACAGAGGAGAAGGTCTTTTTCCTTCTAATTTTGTTACTGCAGATTTATCGGTAGAACCTGAACAGTTTACAA aGTTAGaacatagtaataaaaaattagttcAGTTTGCTGAAGAAGTAGAGGTAAAAACACTAAAGAGAGAACTGGAAGTGATAGAAGTGgaaatagatgaaaaaaagatggaTAGACTTTTACATTTGTTACATGAAGCTGATCCACAGTGTGATAGTTCATCTGACCCTCAAGAAATGCTTGATTTAGAag AACAAGTAACTGCAATGGGTCCATTGATTGATGCAGCTCTAGAAAAAGTCGATAAACGACACGCTCAACTTACTCAATTGAGTTCTGATTTGGTTGAAGCTTTGAATATGTATCATACATTAATGCGGGAGCCTCCTCCTCCAGCACAATCTAATTACACAATGCCTAAAATGCCACATATCTCTTATCCATTTCCTAATCAGggaccaccaccaccatctccTCAT ATGTTTAATGGAATGCCAACACCACATCAGGTACCTTTCTCAAATACAGGTGGACCTCCAGCTCCACATGAATATATGGGTCCTTCTAGTATACCAAATATGGCATTACCACCTCATTTTCGTATACAAGCTGGTCCTCAGCCTCCAACAGGACATCCACAAGGTCCACCAGTGCCTGAACAAACACATCCCTATCAACAACAGGG CAGATTTCCGCCTCAAACTGGTCCTGTGCCAGCTCAATATGGTCCACCGGGATCGACAGGACCTTCGATTAACCATCAACCACAATATGCTCCATCGAGTGGGCAACGTATGATATAA
- the LOC124421737 gene encoding signal transducing adapter molecule 1 isoform X4, giving the protein MGLFPNSSPFDADVEKATNENNTSEDWEKILEICDRIGNSSQNAKDCLRSIVKRLNSQDPHIVIQAITLLDACSSNCGKTFHLEIASRDFENDLKKMINHSQPKIVEKIKILLKKWAEGDFKTDPQLNLIPSLYNKLRNEGLDFSSVSETPKRSSILSKDPNVVTNSQEEEDLAKAIELSLKESKPQASSSHGSPASKKSTSLYPSVNSMLTTSNTSEGRKVRALYDFEAAEDNELTFLTGEIINILDDSDQNWWKGSNHRGEGLFPSNFVTADLSVEPEQFTKLEHSNKKLVQFAEEVEVKTLKRELEVIEVEIDEKKMDRLLHLLHEADPQCDSSSDPQEMLDLEEQVTAMGPLIDAALEKVDKRHAQLTQLSSDLVEALNMYHTLMREPPPPAQSNYTMPKMPHISYPFPNQGPPPPSPHMFNGMPTPHQVPFSNTGGPPAPHEYMGPSSIPNMALPPHFRIQAGPQPPTGHPQGPPVPEQTHPYQQQGA; this is encoded by the exons ATGGGCCTTTTCCCGAATTCATCGCCTTTCGATGCTGACGTCG AGAAAgcaacgaatgaaaataatacatcAGAAGATTGGGAGAAGATATTGGAAATCTGTGATCGAATTGGTAATTCTTCTCAGAATGCCAAAGACTGCTTACGTTCTATTGTTAAAAGATTAAATTCTCAAGATCCGCATATTGTTATACAAGCCATAACA TTATTGGATGCATGCTCAAGCAATTGTGGAAAAACTTTCCATTTGGAAATAGCATCTAGGGACTTTGaaaatgatttgaaaaaaatgattaatcatTCTCAACCTAAGATtgtggaaaaaataaaaatacttttgaaAAAATGGGCCGAAGGTGATTTTAAAACAGATCCTCAACTTAATTTGATTCCAAGTTTATACAATAAACTTCGAAATGAAGGACTTGATTTTTCGAGTGTATCAGAGACA CCAAAACGTTCCAGCATTTTAAGTAAAGATCCAAATGTAGTAACAAATTCTCAAGAGGAAGAAGATCTAGCAAAAG cTATCGAGCTCTCACTGAAAGAAAGTAAACCTCAAGCGAGTTCCTCTCATGGTTCACCAGCATCAAAAAAAAGTACTAGTTTATATCCAAGTGTAAATTCTATGCTTACTACCTCGAATACATCAGAAGGCCGCAAGGTTCGAGCTCTTTATGATTTTGAGGCAGCTGAAGATAATGAATTAACATTCTTAACTGGTGAAATAA TAAATATTTTGGATGATTCTGATCAGAATTGGTGGAAAGGTAGTAATCACAGAGGAGAAGGTCTTTTTCCTTCTAATTTTGTTACTGCAGATTTATCGGTAGAACCTGAACAGTTTACAA aGTTAGaacatagtaataaaaaattagttcAGTTTGCTGAAGAAGTAGAGGTAAAAACACTAAAGAGAGAACTGGAAGTGATAGAAGTGgaaatagatgaaaaaaagatggaTAGACTTTTACATTTGTTACATGAAGCTGATCCACAGTGTGATAGTTCATCTGACCCTCAAGAAATGCTTGATTTAGAag AACAAGTAACTGCAATGGGTCCATTGATTGATGCAGCTCTAGAAAAAGTCGATAAACGACACGCTCAACTTACTCAATTGAGTTCTGATTTGGTTGAAGCTTTGAATATGTATCATACATTAATGCGGGAGCCTCCTCCTCCAGCACAATCTAATTACACAATGCCTAAAATGCCACATATCTCTTATCCATTTCCTAATCAGggaccaccaccaccatctccTCAT ATGTTTAATGGAATGCCAACACCACATCAGGTACCTTTCTCAAATACAGGTGGACCTCCAGCTCCACATGAATATATGGGTCCTTCTAGTATACCAAATATGGCATTACCACCTCATTTTCGTATACAAGCTGGTCCTCAGCCTCCAACAGGACATCCACAAGGTCCACCAGTGCCTGAACAAACACATCCCTATCAACAACAGGG AGCTTGA
- the LOC124422253 gene encoding cell wall protein DAN4-like translates to MKRKNLLCFLWTLFVLQSNDFVIAEADPAILPGTEYGHLQQNPSPLDSRPRLSASQQVQILSDVQQHQQRFHRPGQESSQFSAPYASLAKYKIDRTKQQQLQQLLQQQQQVQQLIQQQQQKITQQLNSNSFNSPQAQYYQQANKQQQFQQQYNNQYQNLPKNIQNIQQDLSQPLFSEQHTIQLQAYLEKQRELEELQKQRQQLILEQQELKRRQELLKLQQLRQLTSTTSSPSPPPPLSSPQPSTTTIPFVSTTNAPIVLTSQAARKITTSEAELFLKAIANHQKKYSTTTSIPATVKPLVNVEQQHHEDIREETSTIPENLSSLIEEHRRQAIQQGKPKPEIKIIYQTEAPTKQTTAKSKLVESSDAFERELLLKQLKSALSETGESDDIRNVTTRDLVLPNGKKLQVIHAPNGLSSIVPTDSSTSLRTSTQILSSTTTTIKPPKVIFEELTKGVLPPGADFKIIRQKSDGKLEEIGKAPIQNLPAKKVTFVVLEEQPDGSYKVQGVKGNTDKEGTDVESIVEKIKKGELKLPPSSSNPTKATFEEEADEEITDFLSTKISSPSSRTVSIVPTTSKSTTARYTTPSSRLSGSKATSEYYPYVTVSSNSASTGDNYVTSASSLSSHVYNTVGATDINLKSKSQTVPATTRASIGTKSHFVPTMAPVNEIITTYPPPISTTFSSLSSFSSHFTPRQPSETSPTSRSIISTTRSPVTHNTNPIYQDDIERTTISSIESHVNKNQAHESLTTLLKKEGLFAIAKYLRQSGLDTVLNETGPYTIFVPTDKAFRTLLVQLGGPEKAEQKFRDNPRLLSGLLLHHVIPGAFRIDTLQDEMTGVSLAGTQLRVNEYAMHDHEWNDVKVTTINGAKVAPNKRDIEIPQGIAHAIDRVMFPLPVGDLVQTLQADRERRFTTFLKMLYTSGLDATLTGPKTFTVFAPTDSAFTSAASKNGTPVWTEEDGPVAAKAIVSRHIIPTTLYTAGMRYYLQKDTLRVQSPIHIHKNGGRVRINEINVVTHNVPATNGVLHAIDGVL, encoded by the exons atgaagagaaagaaccTATTGTGCTTTCTGTGGACCTTATTCGTCCTTCAATCGAACGACTTCGTTATCGCTGAAGCTGATCCCGCGATTTTACCGGGTACTGAATATGGTCATCTTCAACAG AATCCATCTCCTCTCGATTCTCGTCCTCGACTCTCGGCCTCCCAGCAAGTCCAGATTCTCAGTGATGTTCAGCAACATCAACAACGATTTCATCGACCAGGTCAAGAGAGTTCACAGTTCAGTGCTCCTTATGCGTCCTTGGCGAAATATAAGATCGACAGGACGAAGCAACAGCAACTTCAACAGCTCCttcaacagcagcagcaagtGCAGCAATTGAttcagcaacaacaacaaaaaattacTCAACAATTGAACTCGAATAGTTTTAATAGTCCACAAGCGCAATATTATCAGCAAGCTAACAAACAACAGCAATTTCAACAACAGTACAATAATCAATATCAAAACTTAccgaaaaatatacaaaatattcaaCAAGATCTTTCGCAGCCTCTCTTCAGCGAACAGCATACAATTCAATTACAAGCTTATTTGGAAAAGCAACGAGAATTGGAGGAATTGCAGAAGCAAAGAcaacaattaatattagaaCAACAGGAATTGAAAAGGAGGCAGGAATTATTGAAATTGCAACAACTCCGGCAACTTACTTCGACGACTTCATCGCCATCACCTCCACCGCCATTATCCTCACCTCAACCTTCGACAACAACGATTCCATTCGTTAGTACAACTAACGCACCGATTGTTTTAACGTCTCAGGCAGCTAGAAAGATCACAACGTCGGAAGCAGAACTCTTTTTAAAAGCTATAGCTAaccatcaaaaaaaatattctacgaCTACTAGCATACCAGCAACCGTAAAACCACTCGTTAACGTCGAACAACAGCATCATGAGGATATTCGAGAAGAAACGTCCACTATTCCGGAAAATCTATCTTCTCTTATCGAAGAGCACAGAAGGCAAGCGATACAACAAGGTAAACCAAAgcctgaaataaaaattatttatcaaactgAAGCACCAACGAAACAAACTACTGCGAAAAGCAAACTCGTTGAATCTTCGGATGCTTTTGaaagagaattattattgaaacaatTGAAATCGGCATTGTCCGAAACAGGTGAAAGTGATGATATTAGAAACGTAACTACTAGAGATTTGGTTCTTCCAAATGGGAAAAAGCTTCAAGTTATACACGCTCCCAATGGTTTGTCTTCCATTGTACCTACTGATAGTTCTACATCTCTTCGAACTTCCACACAAATTTTATCttccactaccactaccataAAGCCACCTAAAGTGATCTTCGAGGAATTGACAAAGGGTGTGCTTCCGCCTGGTGccgattttaaaataattcgacAAAAAAGTGATGGGAAATTAGAAGAAATAGGTAAAGCACCTATTCAAAACTTACCTGCTAAAAAGGTGACATTTGTGGTTCTGGAAGAACAACCTGACGGTAGTTATAAGGTTCAGGGTGTCAAGGGTAATACAGATAAGGAAGGAACTGACGTAGAATCTATTGTGGAAAAGATTAAGAAGGGTGAATTGAAACTACCGCCAAGTTCTTCAAATCCTACAAAAGCTACGTTTGAAGAAGAAGCCGATGAGGAAATTACTGATTTTTTATCTACTAAAATATCATCACCATCTTCACGAACTGTCAGTATTGTACCTACGACATCTAAATCCACTACAGCAAGATATACAACTCCATCTTCTAGGCTCAGTGGAAg TAAAGCAACATCAGAGTACTACCCTTACGTCACGGTATCTTCAAACTCGGCCTCAACTGGAGACAATTATGTTACATCTGCTTCCAGTTTAAGCAGCCACGTCTATAACACTGTTGGTGCAACAGACATAAATTTGAAATCGAAAAGTCAGACTGTACCAGCAACAACAAGAGCGTCTATAGGAACAAAGAGTCATTTTGTTCCAACTATGGCGCCCGTTAATGAAATCATTACGACATATCCACCCCCGATCAGTACTACTTTCTCATCCTTatcatccttttcttctcatttcacTCCTAGACAACCTTCCGAAACTTCACCAACATCGAGGTCGATAATAAGTACTACACGATCACCCGTTACTCATAATACAAATCCTATTTATCAGGATGATATTGAAAGGACTACGATTTCTTCTATTGAATCacacgttaataaaaatcaagcaCACGAGAGTCTTACAACATTGTTAAAAAAGGAAGGACTCTTCGCTATAGCCAAGTATCTAAGACAATCTGGATTAGATACTGTGTTGAATGAAACTG GTCCATATACGATATTCGTACCAACGGATAAAGCATTTAGAACATTGTTAGTGCAACTTGGTGGACCAGAAAAAGCGGAACAAAAATTCCGTGATAATCCAAGATTATTAAGCGGG cttcttcttcatcaCGTTATACCTGGAGCATTTAGAATTGATACTTTGCAAGATGAAATGACTGGTGTAAGTCTTGCTGGAACTCAATTGCGAGTAAATGAATATGCAATGCATGATCATGAATGGAATGATGTAAag GTAACTACTATTAATGGAGCCAAAGTGGCACCAAATAAACGTGATATTGAGATTCCTCAAGGTATAGCTCATGCGATTGATAGAGTTATGTTTCCACTTCCCGTTGGTGATTTGGTACAAACTTTACAAGCCGATCGTGAAAGGAGATTTACAACTTTCCTTAAAATGTTATACACTTCTGGATTAGACGCTACGCTCACAG GTCCCAAAACATTTACGGTTTTCGCACCTACGGATTCTGCCTTTACTTCAGCTGCTTCGAAAAATGGAACGCCTGTTTGGACAGAAGAGGATGGTCCAGTTGCTGCAAAAGCTATAGTTTCAAGACACATCATACCGACTACTTTATATACCGCTGGTATGAGGTATTATCTTCAAAAAGATACATTACGTGTTCAATCACCGAttcatattcataaaaatggaG GTCGAGTacgaataaacgaaataaatgtaGTGACGCATAACGTACCGGCTACAAATGGAGTTTTACACGCCATCGATGGAGTCTtgtaa